The genomic stretch TGGAGGGTTCAAGATTGCAGTGAAGAACTGATCAGCAATATGAGGAAACTAAACTGGGGATGAATCAAATACTCTGGAAAATTTTGTCTAGCGTTGCTTGAAATATAACAGTGAGAGACATAAATGTGGGTAATAGTGGTATCACCaagcaggagaaaagagagaaaatgtgcaTATCCCTAGCTTTTGACTGGACATAAATCTGGATTTGTTTAAAACAAGCCTCATGGCCTTTACCTAATACATCTTTGACTGCAAGGTGGGCTATACTGGAGCTAACATTCATGTCAAAAAGTATTAGTGTTTAACTAAATTATAGGGATACTCTTCAAATTTCTCTCTCAAATGCTCCCTAGTAATTGCGATACCTGTCTTTCTGATCACATCATTCCTGTTGTTTTCCAGATTTAGTTACCAGCTTTGTGAGAGAAAATCTGTTATGTCCTATTGGTCGTTGGTATAGTATAGAAATTGCCATAGTGGTAACATGCTAAATGCTGTTAATTGAATCACATCAAAATATAGTTCTATACACATTATTTCTACAACTACCATtctggctgcttttttttaatgcaatggcTTTGTCCTGGATGCCCACTGTAGCACtgagtttaatttaaaatactgtgcttcTGGGCCAAGAGATAGGAATTTTGGCTTGACACTATCTTGTCTTGCACTTTGTGaagccatttaaaatattttctcggATGGACTAGATTAGGGTCTGGAGGAGTGCTGCTGACCTGAGATGCTGAAGACCCAGAGTGGCTCTCATTTTGCCTCACTTGAGCCATATAAAGGCTAGACATCCAGGTCTGAGCTACTCACCATGGGCTGCCTTTGTTGTCACTGCAGAGAAATAGGTATGCCAAAAGAGTAAATCATTTGTCTTAGAAACCTCTCTTATGGCAAGATGTATCATCCCCTGGAGGAACCTACATCTCTCGCTTGACTATAAAGGGGGGGCTGAGGATGACTGGCTCCAATTTAAATTTTTCAATAACTgaagttagatgagatgaattTCATCCTTGGTTACCACTCTTTCAGGTTAAAACACTACCAAGAAAGGTTATGTCTTGCATTCACTGTGGAGAGATCCAAATTGGCCATGGCAGGCGAGAAGCCATTTCAGAGACAAGTCTATCTAGCACCAATTCACAAGAAATGGGAAGCAAGATCAGTGCCTTTACTCAGTATCTGTGCTTTGAGAAAAAGAGcctttaattatttatttcagttttatgccACTGTcaagcttgtttgtttttaaatgcatttgtgCCAATCTTATACTCTGCTGACTTTAAGATAAgaagattgtattcagggaatgAATCAGAATTGTCAAGCTATTGGAGCATCAGGTCCTGAGACCTGCACTCATGAAGCCAGAACAACATCTCTGGTTTCATGAGTGCAAACCACTGATTAGCTCAGGTAAACGAAGTTAAAATATAGGTGCAGGTCTAATTTCTGAAAGGCTAAGACTACTTTGCAAGGTTTTGCAAAATCTATGCCAAAACACTCTTCAGCTCCCTAAACCTGCTTCCTACTCCTGCAGGTTTGCAAATAAGCAGTAATTATCTTCTTCAAAATAAGAGGTTAAAAAAAGTAAGGGTGAAATTAAACATTATCAAAATTAAACGTAAAGGGGAGGGAAGTGTGAAATTAAACATTTGAGTGGGAGGTATCTAGGTCAGAGCCAGGTATGTTAGCAaacctctctcccttccctacTATGCTTTGTCAAGCAAGGCAAATATGACATTTGCTCCGGTGAAAAAATGGTTTAATTGAATGCATTTGTCCTGACAAATCAATTAAAACTAAATATCTGATTTTCCTAAAGCTTTAAGAAGATTACTGCAAACATGACATCTGAACACAAAACCAATTTTACTACTCGGCCAGGCCGCATAGACCTGTATACAAGTTGCAAGGATGAGGATTTCTTACAGGTGAAATCCTATCTCTCTGTCTTTTATGGCCTAATCTTTCTGGTGTGCTTCCCAGGAAACGTTATGACAATTTGTATATACTTTTTCAAGATGAGGCCCTGGAAAAGCAGCACCATCATTATGTTAAACCTGGCTATCACAGACCTATTATATATAGCCACACTTCCATTCTTTATACATTACTCCGCTAACGGAAATAACTGGATTTTTGGAGACTTCATGTGCAAGTTTATTCACTTTGGTTTCTACTTCAACATGTACAGTGGTATTATCTTCCTTAGCTGCTTCAGCCTCTTCCGCTTTTTTGCAGTCGTCTACCCAATTAGATGTTTTTTTGTTCAAAAACGGAGATGGGCAGTGGTGACTTGCGTAGTAGTTTGGATGATTTCCCTGGTGGCCATCAGCCCCTTGGGCATCTTGATTGCCACGAAAGATACGCAGAACAGAACGATCTGCCTGGACCTAGCTAGTGCTGAGGACCTTGATACCAGTCGATGGTACAACTGGCTCCTGACAACGTTTGCCTTCTTCTTGCCCTTGCTGACAGTGACGCTGTGCTACATGCTCATTATTTATGCCTTGGCTAAGGGGCCCCACACGCAGGCTTGCTACAAACAAAAGGCCCGCAGACTTGCCATCCTCCTCTTGGTAGTCTTTTATGTGTGTTTTCTCCCCTTCCACGTCTTTCGGGGGATTCGGATTGAGCTCCGACTGCGACCAGTCAGCTGCCACTTGAAGAATCTGGTCCTTTTTATGTTTATTCTAGCTAAACCCGTAGCAGCATTAAATACGTTTGGTAACTTACTGCTTTATGTTGTGATGGGAGACAACTTCCAGCAGGCTATTCTCTCGCTCCTCAAGCTACAGACAAGCAAGAATCTGAAACAGAAGAACTCTACACCATAAGAAAGCTGTGGAGGAATGGGCCAAATGTGCCCATGACCACCCAGACACAACCTCCCCATCATCAGAGCAGCTCAGGTTAACCCTACCTACACCAACAGAGAGcttatttattctgtgttttggAATTATAAATGAATCAtcagaaaataaaacctaaaatctTAAAACTTAgaataaatacttgaaaaataaaatgtataaattcTCAGAAGTATCTCTGCATTTGTTGCCTGAATTCTTGATATCTGTTTTGGAGAATGGCCAGCAGTTCTGACAAAAAAATAGTTCCTTATTCGTGGCAGGTACAGATTCAGGATGGGaggaatttcatttaattttagtaACTTAGAAGTTAAGTGTCTAGTCTAAGGCTGGTTCCTGCCTTTGGCTTCTTTCATAATCAGTGAAGTGGATTAAGACTCTTCAGAAGGCAATTCATCCCACCTGTCTTAGACATGTAGGTGGGGTTCATCTTACCTCACTGGAGATGTTGTAAGGATAGGTGTCTATATATAAGCTGATGACCTCAGCCTCCCCTTATAATTTCCCTTTATAATGGAGAGAACTAAACAGTTTTAGAGTGTGATTCACCTAATTATCCTTGATGCCTATATTTGGATGAGATGAATCGTGACCtagaagtgcctatttctctccattgaccatAAAAGGTAAGTAGATCAGACACAAACCGAATGTAGATACTTACTCAGCTGAAGCCCAGTTTCAGTACAGAATGGGATGGATCGCTTTTCAGAGGTGGCTAAAGTGGGAGCTTATACAACAAGACCAATATTTAGTGGCTTCAGTGATCTCCTGAAGATTAATGGCACAGTAATACACCACCACCCTTATAGGGAATTTCCATTCTGCTAACTGTATTTCTGGATTAATTTTTTAAGAAGTGGATTGGTGCATAAATGGGCTAGATCCATACACAATACAATTTCATGTTTCTCCTCTTTACTCAGTGGAACTCTGCTTGACTGTACCAGCTGAGGAACAGATTTAGATAATAACACATCTGACAGGCAATGTCAGTGTTTCACAAGAGGAAAATGTGAGTCTAATGCTTGCAGACACCATCTAGAGATGTCCCAGGAACAGCTGAGATACCCCAGCCAACAGCAGTACAAACAATTATTAACATGATATTTAGATGAGCCCAACAATATGACCACAGAGCAGATCCTCTAACACAGTTTTATAACACCCTTATTTAATGTCTCATCATTTTTGCTCTCCACTCCAAAATGTCCTTTAATCAATGGCAACACATGCTGCCTGAAGGCCTTAATGCTGCCCTTCTCCTTATTGACTCCCTCTATGTATGGCCTTGTCTTCAGGTGACCACCTGACCATTTGACCTTCCCATTAAGCACATGCGTGAGTGACTGGCAAGTAGCCTGCCACTTCTCTGTGCCATGGGGAGACCAGTTGCTGCCTCTATCAGGGCCAGCCACATCAGCAGCTAAAGGAGGACAGTGAGCAACACTGAATATGAcatcttactgtttttttcagtttaggGTATACTATGCAGAAACCACTTGGTTCTCTGAGCATAAACAGAATGAGACATTCTCTTTTAAGCCTCTAGTGCCTATGGACATGAGCATTTTACTAACTCCAATTGCATGCTACCTAAACATCTACACCATGAAGTGTGTAGTATTCTTTTGGAGTTTGAGATAGAAAAGGAACTGACTATTTTTGCAGCAATGATAAGGAAAATGTTCTTGCTGTCAACTTTAAGTGAAGCTCTGCTTTAGTCTCCTTACAGCTGCACTTGATATTTTCTGGATAAATTACTCAGCATGCTCATTTGTTCATATATCCAGGCTACGTACTCTTTTTAAATGCAAGATGCCTGGAACGTTTTCAGTAGTAGCATCACTGCCTGGAATGATCTGGGCAGGTATAATCCATAGCTGGCAAAGGGATGAACCAGATCTAGGTCTCTCAGACCTATTTTTCTACAAACTGCAGAGAATGAATATGTAAGCTACTTCATGCTAAATGGTACGTTTACAATTTCAGTAAATGTCATAAGATGGAGAATGGGAGGTTTATACAAGAATCGCGCCCTGTGCCGACCAGTGCTGGCCTCCAACTATATTGCTTTATGTTGCAATAACCTACCTCTCTTTGCTTGTCCTCTGGGCATACAATACTCTCTTCTCCTGGTCCTTTCTCTACTCCCGCTGCTTCTGCCTCATGTCTGCCATGCTGATGGCTACAGAGCAGTAACTCTTGACAGGCTCGTCCCCGACCTGCTGTCCCATGCCCTGATGTTAGCCAGCCAAAGACAGTAATCATAGTTGTCTACCTGTCAGCATCCATTCAGCTCTCCCTTCACCCCACTGCAATTCATCCTCAGCCtaagctggggaaaaaagggggaagactataaaaatgttgttttcaaaaCTATGATACCAGCTGACATGGCAGTCAGATCCAACAACAGAATGTGATCCTGGTATCTTAAGATTTATATCAGCACAGATAGGGGTGAACAGTTTAGTCATATTAATATCTCATCACATTTTGATTTGACATCAGTAggggtttcattttatttttagctttaattttaaacattctCATAAGTTTGTCAGAATTTTACAATGCAAAGGCTTGAAATTTTTTCCAACTACCTCCAATATGCTTGTCttaagggaaaaggagaaagaaactaAACATGCTCAGGAAGTAAAAGATAGATTTATATCTCAGTCACCATTGGGCATCACAACAGGGCATCGATCTTTAAATAGGTACCATACTATGATCATTTACTGCTTACTGTCATAATGTTTTCACAAGACTAAAGCATTATTACATCCACATACAAACGAAAGAGGTATAAAGtcaaaatttatatttttctattctaAATAAAGGTCCAGATCTGCACGTTGTAACCTAGGCACTTATTTGTGCAAATGCACTGGAGGAAGTGCTCTAAAAGAGGACAAAAGTGACATTTCTCAGCAAGTTTAGAGTTTCTCTGGCATCTGATTCCCAGCACtagtttaaacaaaaatgacAGTTCCTAAAATAATACCTTCTGTAAGGTAGTCAACAGCTATTACTCTTGAAAAGCAAAGGGTAAATCTTAGGAATATCACTGTTTAGGTCATGTTGCTCATTTTACTCTGCCTCAGTTTTCAGGACATGATGGGATCTTTGCAGCAGTCTGCGAGCAAGGACTCTGTTCCTCTGGGGATTTCTGACTGGTTTATTTAAGGTAATGGATCCACCTCTGGAAGTGTAGGAGGTAACTAGTTAACCCCTTGGGGAGCTCCACCAGCTTCGCCCCCAGCGAAGGGCATAACTGCTATTTTAAGGAGGCTATTTGCAGAGAGTA from Dromaius novaehollandiae isolate bDroNov1 chromosome 1, bDroNov1.hap1, whole genome shotgun sequence encodes the following:
- the LOC112994848 gene encoding 2-oxoglutarate receptor 1-like — its product is MTSEHKTNFTTRPGRIDLYTSCKDEDFLQVKSYLSVFYGLIFLVCFPGNVMTICIYFFKMRPWKSSTIIMLNLAITDLLYIATLPFFIHYSANGNNWIFGDFMCKFIHFGFYFNMYSGIIFLSCFSLFRFFAVVYPIRCFFVQKRRWAVVTCVVVWMISLVAISPLGILIATKDTQNRTICLDLASAEDLDTSRWYNWLLTTFAFFLPLLTVTLCYMLIIYALAKGPHTQACYKQKARRLAILLLVVFYVCFLPFHVFRGIRIELRLRPVSCHLKNLVLFMFILAKPVAALNTFGNLLLYVVMGDNFQQAILSLLKLQTSKNLKQKNSTP